A single window of Tamandua tetradactyla isolate mTamTet1 chromosome 25, mTamTet1.pri, whole genome shotgun sequence DNA harbors:
- the PLAGL1 gene encoding zinc finger protein PLAGL1, whose amino-acid sequence MATFPCRLCGKAFLTLEKFTVHSYSHSRERPFQCLQPDCGKAFVSRYKLMRHMATHSPQRSHQCAHCEKTFNRKDHLKNHLQTHDPNKMAFGCAQCGKKYHTALGYKRHLALHAASAGDLTCGVCARELGTPEGLLHHLKAHAEEKARGGAAKERKHRCDHCERRFHTRKDVRRHLVVHTGCKDFLCQFCAQRFGRKDHLTRHTKKTHPQELLCEGAPRAAPLAAPLAAGPPPPRGAPAPPGPLLPEPLVPGPAPGPPLPALQSLKYEAGSTSFSPLAGSPPKVEAKGFGAIALLEELPLPEPQPPHKLTPGFELAKGGAGKGPLPKERPADAVNLPLPASLDLSPLLGFWQLPPTGPAAFGSSALPLGPPEPLPHRLGCLGQPEPSLALGALGLGQLPLPPLPPVFPTGSGPAILPHFHHAFR is encoded by the exons ATGGCCACCTTCCCCTGCCGGCTGTGCGGCAAGGCCTTCCTCACCCTGGAGAAGTTCACGGTGCACAGCTACTCCCACTCACGGGAGCGCCCCTTCCAGTGCCTGCAGCCCGACTGCGGCAAGGCCTTCGTGTCCAGATACAAGCTAATGAG GCACATGGCCACGCACTCGCCCCAGAGGTCGCACCAGTGCGCCCACTGCGAGAAGACCTTCAACCGCAAGGACCACCTCAAGAACCACCTGCAGACCCACGACCCCAACAAGATGGCCTTCGGCTGCGCGCAGTGCGGGAAGAAGTACCACACGGCGCTGGGCTACAAGCGGCACCTGGCCCTGCACGCAGCCAGTGCCGGCGACCTCACCTGCGGCGTGTGCGCCCGCGAGCTGGGCACCCCCGAGGGGCTGCTGCACCACCTGAAGGCGCACGCGGAGGAGAAGGCGCGCGGCGGCGCCGCCAAGGAGCGGAAGCACCGCTGCGACCACTGCGAGCGCCGCTTCCACACGCGCAAGGATGTGCGCCGCCACCTGGTCGTGCACACGGGCTGCAAGGACTTCCTGTGCCAGTTCTGTGCCCAGAGGTTCGGCCGCAAGGACCACCTGACGCGCCACACCAAGAAGACGCACCCGCAGGAGCTGCTGTGCGAGGGGGCCCCGCGGGCCGCCCCCCTGGCCGCCCCCCTGGCCGCCGGGCCCCCTCCGCCTCGGGgggcccccgccccgcccggccCGCTGCTGCCCGAGCCCCTGGTCCCGGGCCCCGCCCCGGGCCCCCCACTGCCAGCCCTCCAGAGCCTCAAGTACGAGGCCGGGTCTACCTCATTCTCTCCCCTGGCCGGCTCGCCGCCCAAGGTGGAAGCTAAAGGGTTTGGCGCCATTGCTTTGCTGGAGGAGCTGCCCCTGCCGGAGCCTCAGCCCCCCCACAAGCTCACCCCAGGCTTCGAGCTGGCCAAGGGGGGCGCCGGCAAGGGGCCCCTGCCCAAGGAGCGCCCCGCAGATGCTGTGAACCTGCCCCTGCCCGCCTCCCTGGACCTCTCGCCCCTCCTGGGCTTCTGGCAGCTGCCCCCGACCGGCCCGGCCGCTTTTGGCAGCAGCGCCCTACCCCTGGGGCCGCCTGAGCCCCTGCCGCACCGGCTGGGCTGTCTGGGGCAGCCTGAGCCCTCCCTGGCTCTGGGCGCTCTCGGCCTGGGCCAGCTCCCCCTGCCGCCACTGCCCCCCGTGTTCCCCACGGGCTCGGGCCCGGCCATCCTGCCTCACTTCCACCACGCCTTCAGATGA